The following are encoded in a window of Candidatus Thorarchaeota archaeon genomic DNA:
- a CDS encoding DEAD/DEAH box helicase: MVVRKTKQEWTLRVEIFSDVLRDRQLASFAGRMEFGRKSSGLLEIRKSWFVKYNKPVYIRPKNFRDILRKAEHLIIPRQQQPSFTSELKSYLERIQAPDPKIVPVCVNCLREKRLTILSRRNAVKTASEQVMCLACAGKELKIDISSLGINLSKRMEQYLLNRLAKTKSVPDIVKMISPGFDPASDPSLTKVDELEAGEAIEGRAVEKLPIPGKLKGVLKKEGLTKLLPVQEIAVQGGLFDNEDMMIVSSTSSGKTLIGELAGIPKALAGKKMLYLSPLVALTNEKYERFKRRYRQLGLRVGIRVGMSRIEVGDEGKVIVDTDVAKADVISATYEALDLVLRSGNADELGDIGTIIIDEIQNLAEQERGPELDGLLNRLEMYAPNAQKLALSATVGAPSNLADELRLKLVEYTGRPVPLERHLVFATDDKDKWRIVRRLVSAEFRTTSSAGKKGQSIVFTFSRKRCHRISDWLNEHGVSSAVYHGGLSYYERRKIEKSYSQQRYACVVTTAALGAGVDLPASQVIFESLAMGAKWLSTADFEQMLGRAGRLGKHDRGKVYLVVQPERKYHGGQDLTEDEIASDVLRGEIEEVEPFANMERSAEQILATICAAEGMELKATARHYSQLLSASVPPSDALKHLVKRRMIHVRDGKAIPTDLGLATSVSFLTPSEGMDVLRKSERMDPLEIAVMLDPFENVYFSKKVQKEINSAFRTHMPTRFFSGVFLDISDVGAEHGGASRLSRWMFELFGRWTREFFKCKCPDAPECGHPKIEFGKWVVEKRKQGLNPSDITRKLLKEYELWVYPGDMLSWLDTVIHNLQAVQRISKVAGKTDLESAIDDQIARIEKPLEDKDK; the protein is encoded by the coding sequence TTGGTTGTGCGCAAAACCAAACAAGAGTGGACACTCCGTGTGGAGATATTCTCAGATGTTCTCAGAGATAGGCAGCTTGCTTCTTTTGCGGGGCGAATGGAATTTGGGCGTAAGAGTTCAGGGCTTCTCGAAATAAGGAAATCTTGGTTTGTGAAGTATAACAAGCCCGTCTATATTCGCCCTAAGAATTTTCGGGATATACTTCGAAAGGCTGAACATCTCATCATTCCGCGGCAACAGCAACCTTCGTTTACTTCTGAGCTTAAGAGCTACCTTGAGCGGATACAGGCACCAGATCCAAAAATCGTTCCAGTTTGCGTGAACTGTCTGCGTGAAAAGCGGCTTACAATTCTTTCACGAAGAAACGCCGTAAAGACCGCATCTGAACAAGTCATGTGTCTTGCATGTGCGGGGAAGGAATTGAAAATCGATATCAGCAGCCTTGGTATTAATCTTTCGAAGCGGATGGAGCAATACCTTCTGAATCGGCTTGCTAAGACGAAATCTGTGCCGGATATTGTCAAAATGATTTCCCCAGGCTTTGATCCTGCCAGCGATCCGAGCTTGACCAAGGTTGACGAGCTTGAAGCTGGTGAGGCGATTGAGGGTAGAGCAGTCGAGAAGTTACCGATTCCAGGCAAACTGAAAGGAGTATTGAAGAAGGAAGGCCTAACCAAGCTTCTCCCAGTCCAAGAAATCGCAGTACAAGGCGGATTGTTTGACAATGAGGATATGATGATTGTATCTTCGACGTCATCAGGTAAGACCCTGATTGGAGAGCTCGCAGGTATTCCCAAGGCTCTAGCGGGAAAAAAGATGCTTTACCTTTCACCTCTTGTGGCATTAACTAATGAAAAGTACGAACGCTTCAAGCGAAGATATCGTCAACTTGGACTGCGTGTTGGTATTCGCGTAGGAATGTCTAGGATCGAAGTCGGGGATGAAGGAAAGGTCATAGTTGATACTGATGTTGCAAAAGCTGACGTCATTTCAGCAACCTACGAGGCACTCGATTTAGTTCTTCGTTCCGGAAACGCTGATGAACTGGGCGACATTGGCACGATTATCATCGACGAGATACAGAATCTTGCAGAACAAGAACGCGGACCTGAATTGGACGGGCTTTTGAACCGTCTCGAAATGTACGCGCCCAATGCACAGAAACTGGCTCTTTCCGCAACTGTAGGGGCTCCTTCTAACCTTGCAGATGAACTTAGACTTAAGCTGGTGGAATATACTGGAAGGCCTGTTCCCCTGGAACGCCACCTTGTATTTGCTACAGATGACAAAGACAAATGGAGAATCGTGAGGCGTCTTGTTAGCGCCGAGTTTCGCACAACAAGCAGTGCCGGTAAGAAAGGACAATCCATCGTATTCACCTTTTCACGGAAACGATGCCATAGAATATCCGACTGGCTCAACGAACATGGCGTTTCGTCTGCGGTTTATCATGGTGGGCTTTCCTATTACGAACGGCGCAAAATTGAGAAATCCTATAGCCAACAGAGGTATGCCTGCGTTGTAACAACAGCCGCTCTTGGGGCGGGAGTTGACCTACCTGCTTCTCAAGTGATTTTCGAATCCTTGGCCATGGGAGCTAAGTGGTTATCAACAGCTGATTTTGAACAAATGTTGGGACGGGCGGGTAGACTCGGCAAACATGACCGAGGGAAGGTCTATCTCGTAGTTCAGCCAGAACGGAAGTATCATGGTGGGCAAGATCTAACAGAGGATGAAATCGCCTCGGATGTTCTCCGTGGAGAAATAGAGGAAGTTGAGCCATTCGCTAACATGGAACGAAGTGCTGAACAAATCCTCGCAACCATTTGTGCCGCGGAAGGGATGGAGTTGAAGGCTACAGCAAGGCATTACAGTCAGCTTCTCTCGGCATCAGTACCTCCTTCTGATGCGCTCAAACATCTGGTAAAGAGACGAATGATCCATGTTCGTGACGGAAAAGCAATCCCGACAGACCTGGGATTGGCAACGTCTGTGTCGTTCCTGACCCCCAGTGAAGGTATGGATGTTCTAAGGAAGTCAGAACGGATGGACCCGTTGGAAATAGCCGTGATGCTAGATCCATTCGAAAATGTCTATTTCAGCAAGAAGGTGCAGAAGGAGATTAACTCGGCGTTCAGAACCCACATGCCCACTCGCTTTTTCTCGGGTGTCTTTCTGGACATAAGCGATGTTGGAGCTGAACATGGCGGCGCAAGTCGTCTATCGCGATGGATGTTTGAACTCTTCGGGCGATGGACTAGAGAATTTTTCAAATGTAAATGTCCAGATGCTCCAGAATGTGGCCACCCTAAGATAGAATTCGGGAAGTGGGTCGTGGAAAAGAGAAAGCAGGGCCTTAATCCGTCGGACATAACGCGAAAGCTTCTCAAAGAATATGAATTGTGGGTCTACCCCGGCGATATGCTTTCTTGGCTAGACACCGTCATTCATAATCTCCAAGCCGTACAGCGCATATCCAAGGTGGCTGGTAAGACGGACTTGGAATCCGCCATAGACGACCAAATCGCCAGGATAGAGAAACCGCTGGAAGATAAAGACAAGTAA